Sequence from the Rutidosis leptorrhynchoides isolate AG116_Rl617_1_P2 chromosome 3, CSIRO_AGI_Rlap_v1, whole genome shotgun sequence genome:
TTTAAGATTAACAAGATCAACCCATTCACTATTATTAAGATCTCGACGCTTGAGATACCTTTTTAATGATTTGATTTTCGCATCACACAACTTAAGATCAACAATATCTTGATGTTGAGTGCTCAAGCTCCAAACATTCAAGTCTGCTTTCAATAATCGAAGTTTATTCCCTATAATAAAGGCAGCCCACCTAAACACCAGATAGCTACACCATTTGGCTTCACACAACCCTAAAAATCCCGGTACCGATAGCCATGAGTTGTTAAAACGAAAAGGTTTCGGGCCCCAAGATACCAACTTATTGCCCCAAATAATAGGTTTATGATCAGAGGATTTCGGATTGGCAGTAATTAGAATAACATGAGGCCACAATTGCACACCCTTAAGATTTACCAATATTATATCAATTTAAGAGAATTTGACTAAGGGACCTTCCCATGTAAAATCATCGTTTGTTAAATGTTGATCAAACAAATTGGCATTTAGAATAAAATTGTTGAAGGAGGTAATACAATTATGGTCAATTACCCCTCTTAGTCTTTCATCCAGTGAACACACCGAATTGAAATCGCGTAAGATAAACAACGGGCCCAGCCAATTTTGAGCAATATCGGTCAATTGTGACCAAACAATCTTCTTCTTGTTCTCGTGTTGGGGAGCATAGACATTTATAATTAACACAAATGTATTGTTTGGAATGTACCTCAGTATGGTTGCAATCCAATACTTTTGGACCCAAGATTGGATCAAAGTGAAGTAATCTGTTCTCCAAATGGAAAACAATCCTCCTAACCTACCATTTGACTCGGCTTGGACTGCATCGAACACGTGATGTTTCCAAATGGAATTGAGTGTCGGTTGTGATACATGCTTAACCATTGTTTCCTGTGTTGCCAAAAATTGTATTTGAAAACGATAAACCAAAGCACCCACCATGTTACCTCGTGATTTATTGCCGAGACCACGGGTGTTCCACGAGGCGAGCTGTGACGACCCGaagatttctaaccaaatttaaactaaatctttatatgatttcaacacgataagcaaagtctgtaaagttgaatctcaaaatttttgaactactttcatgtaatcaattaccctttgactattctcgacgattcacgaaccattgtgtgtaaataaagatatatatatatatatatatatatatatatatatatatatatatatatatatatatattataaattagaatattatattagctaattaattatgtaaataaaataacatatgaaattaaaataaatctatatatatatgtaaggtatatggaatgtatatttatatgatttagaatttatttaataaacgctcgtagcactcgtttgtcatctcgatagttattaatcaagttaaaaacgaacttatgtgattttaaaataaacagtgatccgaaaatgagttctataaattttaggcttactaaaaacgtatttaggatttagttattaaattttaacactttttatattttacccagaattgagagggacaattgatgtaatttttatttaataaattaatgatcgaattttataccataatgacaaaaataaataattatagttaatttaaaaatatgaaatttttccgaagacttttatcaacCACTGATTAACAGCGGAGTACGAAATACTATCCCTAATGAAACTGTCCTTAGAAGAACATGGCGGCTTTGCTATTGCCTCACAGATTGATTTCCTGTAGCATTCACatgttccttattacatttatgatcattattatattatatttaattttatatataatactccgTTACTTATTATAAACCAAGAATCCACCACCCCAACATCTATTTCCTTTCTCTGTATACAAATTGAAAACCCATTTGACTACCTTTTAGTTCTTTCTTTCTTATCACATTCAATCACCTTTATGTTTTAATCACAACAAACTTTCTTGTCCATATCACCCCATTTTttttatatagatatacatatacgtGCACACTACATGAAGAAACACAAACCCACCATCTTAAATTATTCCTTCTACCACTATTACCACAAGTCCTTTTATTGTAAATATTTGACTAACCCAAACAACCATCAAACGGTTCCGTAATTGGTTAAAATCTCTACTCTATCATCTTCATCGATCATGATTAAAACCACCACCTTTCGTTTCCTTCTTGTAGCCGAGACCCGACTCATATAACACCCTGCTATCATTCGAAGAAAACCATTACAACCATCTACATCCATTTTCTACTACTATTATACCGTTGTTTCTGCTGCCGTTTAAACGAAGAATGAGAGACGATGAAGATGATTAAGATTAACAAATTCTGACTACCATGTTTTATTATTTATGTTTCTGTTCGAGCAGTTCAAACAAGAACCCACTACTATCCTTTCTAGATTATGAACCTCATATGGATAGTTACTACTGCGAATTTATTCTTCTTTTTCTGTTTCAAGCTCACTAAATCACCACCCCAAAACCaccattatttattttttttctttttccttcgaCGCTGGaaagctgctgttgcagctgaattTTTTTGTTTCTATTTATACGCTAATCTCCTTATTATTGTGGTGTATTCCTGCCGTCGAAGACCACCAAACTAACCACCATTATCTAACATTACTGCTAAAGCTGCTCCTGCCTTTTTTTTTTCTCATCGAATGCAAATAGGAACCGATGGACAGTTTGATAAATAAATCCTTGCTACATGGGCCGTGAATCCTTTTCCTTTCTTTGGGCTGAGATCCACTTGTTTGTTGGGTCAAGATTCATGTGTTGGTTGGGCCAAgaaattaatgatgataataatgaattCAATGATGGTTATGGAGAATGATTATGATTAAGTTATGATAATATGATACTATGGTATAATCGATGATTATGTTAGCTAAGTAATGATTAATAAGttgatgatttgatgatgataaaACAATTATTAAGGTGATGTTACGTGAATTAGGGATATGAAATAGTGATGttttgatatagatgatgatgatgatgatcatggtgtCGATACATGATCATGAAGATAATGACGATGTTAGACGTAGATGATGATAATCGTGATTAGGAATGATGGGTgtattaattgtattaatgataatgttttatgataacaataatgatattcgaTAAACATGATCACGATGATGAAGGTTTAAAAGAATGATGATGTTAAGAAGAAGAATATGAAACAGAAATAAAACGGGTCATATATAATTGGGGTGataataatttcagaaaaacaagtTATACTAGATGGTTAAGAGTGGTGttgttgagcgagaggtcttgggttcgagcctgggctgaggcagtttgttttttttttttgagcttttcctaTTAAGgtagtatttttttatttattattattattattattattattattattattattattattattattattattattattattattgttattgttattattattagtattataaatattaataacattattattattattattattattattattattattattattattattattattattattattattatcattatcattatcattattactaaaagtatcattattattaaacttatcatttttattaaaattattattattattaaaagtattattattattattattattatcattattattattattatcattattattattattattattattattattattattattattattattattattattattattattattattattattattattattattattattattattatcatcaaaactatcattctaacaaataaatattttgtacattaaatatacatattacatatactagaattatattaatatttcatataaatatatataaaaaataataacattatttatataaatactcacatatagcaaactaatgatattttatatatattaatataactaaatgtatagatattaatcattttaaatatatatacaaaataaatatataacatataatttaagatataatataagtatacgtttttaaatggtatttagtataaattctatataaatacaaatatataaataatatatattaataaatgaaattatgtaatttccattttatgtgttaataaatattcaattgatataggttagtgaatccgaggccaaccctgcgttgttcaatatagtcatatgtatttttactacaaaatacattaggtgagtttcattactccctttttaaatgcttttgcattatatatttttgggactgagaatacatgcgctgcttttataactgttttacgaaatagacacaagtaatcaaaactacattatatggttga
This genomic interval carries:
- the LOC139901379 gene encoding uncharacterized protein — encoded protein: MVGALVYRFQIQFLATQETMVKHVSQPTLNSIWKHHVFDAVQAESNGRLGGLFSIWRTDYFTLIQSWVQKYWIATILRYIPNNTFVLIINVYAPQHENKKKIVWSQLTDIAQNWLGPLFILRDFNSVCSLDERLRGGVQLWPHVILITANPKSSDHKPIIWGNKLVSWGPKPFRFNNSWLSVPGFLGLCEAKWCSYLVFRWAAFIIGNKLRLLKADLNVWSLSTQHQDIVDLKLCDAKIKSLKRYLKRRDLNNSEWVDLVNLKKCKKNIDDSN